One stretch of Hevea brasiliensis isolate MT/VB/25A 57/8 chromosome 12, ASM3005281v1, whole genome shotgun sequence DNA includes these proteins:
- the LOC110655234 gene encoding dihydroflavonol 4-reductase yields the protein MGTKSQTVCVTGASGFIGSWLIMRLLERGYTVRATVRDPDNVKKVQHLLELPKAKTHLSLWKADLSIEGSFDEAIQGCSGVFHVATPMDFESKDPENEVIKPTINGVLDIMKACAKAKTVRRIVFTSSAGTVDVEEHRKQVYDENCWSDLEFVQATKMTGWMYFVSKTLAEKAAWKFAEENNLDFISIIPTLVVGPFIMPSMPPSLITALSLITGNEAHYSIIKQGHYVHLDDLCISHIFLFEHPKAEGRYICNSHDATIHELAELLRQKYPEYNIPIKLKGMEEDIKTPIFSSKKLTDLGFQFQYSLEDMFVGAVETCRAKGLLPPADEPSVAVSNGKDLEEKVEGKEMITTTEVPVPN from the exons ATGGGAACAAAAAGCCAAACCGTTTGTGTGACTGGTGCTTCTGGGTTCATCGGCTCATGGCTGATCATGAGACTCCTCGAGCGTGGCTATACGGTTCGAGCCACTGTGCGAGACCCTG ATAATGTGAAAAAAGTTCAACATTTGTTAGAGTTGCCTAAGGCTAAGACCCACTTGAGCTTGTGGAAAGCTGACCTCTCTATAGAGGGAAGTTTTGATGAGGCCATTCAAGGGTGCTCTGGTGTTTTCCATGTTGCTACACCCATGGATTTCGAGTCCAAGGACCCTGAG AATGAAGTTATAAAACCAACGATCAATGGGGTTTTGGACATCATGAAGGCATGTGCAAAGGCAAAAACTGTTCGAAGGATAGTATTCACTTCATCTGCAGGAACTGTGGACGTTGAGGAGCACAGAAAACAAGTGTATGACGAAAATTGCTGGAGTGATTTGGAATTCGTTCAAGCAACAAAGATGACTGGATGG ATGTATTTCGTCTCAAAGACCCTGGCAGAGAAAGCTGCATGGAAGTTCGCTGAAGAGAACAACCTTGATTTTATCAGTATTATCCCAACTCTAGTTGTTGGCCCATTTATAATGCCATCAATGCCGCCTAGCCTTATAACTGCACTTTCGCTTATCACTG GAAATGAAGCCCATTATTCGATTATAAAACAAGGCCATTACGTACACTTGGATGATCTCtgcatttctcacatttttctgTTTGAGCATCCAAAAGCTGAGGGGAGGTACATCTGCAACTCGCACGATGCCACCATTCATGAGCTTGCAGAATTGCTTAGACAAAAATACCCAGAGTATAATATTCCTATCAA GCTTAAAGGCATGGAGGAGGATATAAAGACTCCCATTTTCTCTTCCAAGAAGCTTACAGACCTGGGTTTTCAGTTCCAGTACAGCTTGGAAGATATGTTCGTAGGAGCTGTGGAAACCTGCCGAGCAAAGGGATTGCTTCCTCCTGCTGATGAGCCTTCTGTTGCTGTCTCTAATGGTAAAGATTTAGAAGAGAAGGTTGAAGGGAAGGAAATGATTACTACTACTGAGGTTCCTGTGCCTAACTAG